A genome region from Populus alba chromosome 3, ASM523922v2, whole genome shotgun sequence includes the following:
- the LOC118054459 gene encoding NAC domain-containing protein 83: protein MEKLNFVKNGAVRLPPGFRFHPTDEELVVQYLKRKVFAFPLPASIIPEVDVCKSDPWDLPGDLEQERYFFSTREAKYPNGNRSNRATGSGYWKATGIDKQIVTSKGNQAVGMKKTLVFYRGKPPHGTRTDWIMHEYRLASTETAACNALLKKNSIQGSVAVPMENWVLCRIFLKKRSTKNEEENMQFGNDNRLSKLRTTKPVFYDFMTKHRTTDLNLAPSSSSGSSGITEVSCNESDDHEESSSCNSFPYFRRKP from the exons ATGGAGAAGCTTAATTTTGTCAAGAATGGTGCTGTTAGATTGCCTCCTGGATTTAGGTTCCACCCTACAGACGAGGAGCTTGTAGTCCAGTACTTGAAGAGAAAGGTGTTTGCTTTCCCCTTGCCTGCTTCCATAATCCCTGAAGTCGATGTTTGCAAGTCTGATCCTTGGGATTTGCCAG GTGATTTGGAGCAGGAGAGGTACTTTTTCAGCACCAGGGAAGCCAAGTATCCCAACGGGAATCGATCCAACAGAGCCACAGGCTCTGGCTACTGGAAGGCAACTGGAATAGACAAGCAAATTGTGACTTCCAAGGGCAATCAAGCTGTGGGGATGAAGAAAACTCTGGTTTTTTACAGAGGAAAACCCCCGCATGGCACTAGGACTGATTGGATCATGCATGAATACCGTCTTGCTAGCACCGAAACCGCAGCCTGCAATGCCCTGCTAAAAAAGAACTCAATTCAG GGCTCCGTTGCGGTGCCAATGGAAAATTGGGTTCTGTGCCGCATATTCTTGAAGAAGAGGAGCACCAAAAATGAGGAAGAAAACATGCAATTTGGCAATGATAATAGACTGTCCAAGCTCAGGACCACAAAGCCTGTTTTCTATGATTTCATGACAAAGCACAGGACAACTGATTTGAATCTAGCTCCTTCATCATCCTCAGGGTCCAGTGGAATCACAGAGGTGTCTTGTAATGAATCAGATGATCACGAAGAAAGCAGTAGTTGCAATAGTTTTCCTTATTTTAGAAGAAAACCATAA